The following coding sequences lie in one Carcharodon carcharias isolate sCarCar2 chromosome 5, sCarCar2.pri, whole genome shotgun sequence genomic window:
- the LOC121278139 gene encoding proline-rich nuclear receptor coactivator 1-like isoform X8 has product MVTASSTGRRTSDAELEILATARKRRRREVAMHPLPLPRPQPGPLPVSASKTVASSRHRHHHQQQQQQQQQQHQHQSKAAVVSRGWKIRCSSSAGLLQRHTHSRPALQPGSRSGAGGPSAADKTPSATASSERADEHKKEGKVTRLNMGRSDKVIVPHSPFMYSVIKAEEYCQPLSTKKRNKRNLQLRKTSIKRNENNHSQNAPSVERCNILKKEGGKPIISGSPSKNLKLLKVGLKSVLSLQGDQNYAGPKFSEPPSPSVLPKPPSHWVGAHAEYPDKNSTQMHPSFSPQLLHVVRVNFNHSLDDIII; this is encoded by the exons ATGGTGACCGCCTCCTCCACTGGACGTCGCACCTCAGATGCTGAGCTCGAGATTTTAGCCACAGCTCGGAAGCGAAGGAGGCGGGAGGTAGCGATGCACCCGTTACCTCTGCCCCGACCGCAGCCCGGCCCTCTGCCCGTCAGCGCCTCCAAGACCGTCGCCTCAAGCCGCCACcgtcaccaccaccagcagcagcagcaacaacaacagcagcagcaccagcatcagAGTAAGGCGGCCGTGGTGAGCCGGGGCTGGAAGATCCGCTGCTCTTCCTCGGCCGGGCTGctgcagagacacacgcacagccgTCCAGCGCTGCAACCCGGCTCCCGGAGCGGGGCTGGCGGACCGTCGGCGGCCGACAAAACGCCGTCAGCGACCGCCAGCTCTGAGCGCGCAGACGAGCATAAGAAGGAAGGgaag GTGACCAGATTGAACATGGGAAGATCGGATAAAGTAATAGTTCCACACTCTCCATTCATGTATAGTGTAATTAAAGCAGAAGAGTACTGCCAACCCTTAAGTACCAAGAAAAGAAACAAGCGTAACCTTCAGTTGAGAAAAACTtcaataaaaagaaatgaaaacaACCATAGTCAGAATGCTCCCTCTGTTGAACGCTGCAACATTCTCAAAAAAGAGGGGGGAAAGCCGATTATTTCTGGAAGCCCCTCCAAAAATCTAAAATTACTGAAAGTTGGTTTGAAGTCTGTACTGAGTCTTCAAGGAGATCAGAACTATGCTGGGCCAAAATTCAGTGAGCCACCGTCTCCCAGTGTTCTACCTAAGCCACCCAGTCATTGGGTAGGAGCACACGCTGAATATCCTGATAAGA
- the LOC121278139 gene encoding proline-rich nuclear receptor coactivator 1-like isoform X10: protein MVTASSTGRRTSDAELEILATARKRRRREVAMHPLPLPRPQPGPLPVSASKTVASSRHRHHHQQQQQQQQQQHQHQSKAAVVSRGWKIRCSSSAGLLQRHTHSRPALQPGSRSGAGGPSAADKTPSATASSERADEHKKEGKVTRLNMGRSDKVIVPHSPFMYSVIKAEEYCQPLSTKKRNKRNLQLRKTSIKRNENNHSQNAPSVERCNILKKEGGKPIISGSPSKNLKLLKVGLKSVLSLQGDQNYAGPKFSEPPSPSVLPKPPSHWVGAHAEYPDKNDIII, encoded by the exons ATGGTGACCGCCTCCTCCACTGGACGTCGCACCTCAGATGCTGAGCTCGAGATTTTAGCCACAGCTCGGAAGCGAAGGAGGCGGGAGGTAGCGATGCACCCGTTACCTCTGCCCCGACCGCAGCCCGGCCCTCTGCCCGTCAGCGCCTCCAAGACCGTCGCCTCAAGCCGCCACcgtcaccaccaccagcagcagcagcaacaacaacagcagcagcaccagcatcagAGTAAGGCGGCCGTGGTGAGCCGGGGCTGGAAGATCCGCTGCTCTTCCTCGGCCGGGCTGctgcagagacacacgcacagccgTCCAGCGCTGCAACCCGGCTCCCGGAGCGGGGCTGGCGGACCGTCGGCGGCCGACAAAACGCCGTCAGCGACCGCCAGCTCTGAGCGCGCAGACGAGCATAAGAAGGAAGGgaag GTGACCAGATTGAACATGGGAAGATCGGATAAAGTAATAGTTCCACACTCTCCATTCATGTATAGTGTAATTAAAGCAGAAGAGTACTGCCAACCCTTAAGTACCAAGAAAAGAAACAAGCGTAACCTTCAGTTGAGAAAAACTtcaataaaaagaaatgaaaacaACCATAGTCAGAATGCTCCCTCTGTTGAACGCTGCAACATTCTCAAAAAAGAGGGGGGAAAGCCGATTATTTCTGGAAGCCCCTCCAAAAATCTAAAATTACTGAAAGTTGGTTTGAAGTCTGTACTGAGTCTTCAAGGAGATCAGAACTATGCTGGGCCAAAATTCAGTGAGCCACCGTCTCCCAGTGTTCTACCTAAGCCACCCAGTCATTGGGTAGGAGCACACGCTGAATATCCTGATAAGA
- the LOC121278139 gene encoding proline-rich nuclear receptor coactivator 1-like isoform X9: MVTASSTGRRTSDAELEILATARKRRRREVAMHPLPLPRPQPGPLPVSASKTVASSRHRHHHQQQQQQQQQQHQHQSKAAVVSRGWKIRCSSSAGLLQRHTHSRPALQPGSRSGAGGPSAADKTPSATASSERADEHKKEGKVTRLNMGRSDKVIVPHSPFMYSVIKAEEYCQPLSTKKRNKRNLQLRKTSIKRNENNHSQNAPSVERCNILKKEGGKPIISGSPSKNLKLLKVGLKSVLSLQGDQNYAGPKFSEPPSPSVLPKPPSHWVGAHAEYPDKNSTQMHPSFSPQLLHVAEVSI, translated from the exons ATGGTGACCGCCTCCTCCACTGGACGTCGCACCTCAGATGCTGAGCTCGAGATTTTAGCCACAGCTCGGAAGCGAAGGAGGCGGGAGGTAGCGATGCACCCGTTACCTCTGCCCCGACCGCAGCCCGGCCCTCTGCCCGTCAGCGCCTCCAAGACCGTCGCCTCAAGCCGCCACcgtcaccaccaccagcagcagcagcaacaacaacagcagcagcaccagcatcagAGTAAGGCGGCCGTGGTGAGCCGGGGCTGGAAGATCCGCTGCTCTTCCTCGGCCGGGCTGctgcagagacacacgcacagccgTCCAGCGCTGCAACCCGGCTCCCGGAGCGGGGCTGGCGGACCGTCGGCGGCCGACAAAACGCCGTCAGCGACCGCCAGCTCTGAGCGCGCAGACGAGCATAAGAAGGAAGGgaag GTGACCAGATTGAACATGGGAAGATCGGATAAAGTAATAGTTCCACACTCTCCATTCATGTATAGTGTAATTAAAGCAGAAGAGTACTGCCAACCCTTAAGTACCAAGAAAAGAAACAAGCGTAACCTTCAGTTGAGAAAAACTtcaataaaaagaaatgaaaacaACCATAGTCAGAATGCTCCCTCTGTTGAACGCTGCAACATTCTCAAAAAAGAGGGGGGAAAGCCGATTATTTCTGGAAGCCCCTCCAAAAATCTAAAATTACTGAAAGTTGGTTTGAAGTCTGTACTGAGTCTTCAAGGAGATCAGAACTATGCTGGGCCAAAATTCAGTGAGCCACCGTCTCCCAGTGTTCTACCTAAGCCACCCAGTCATTGGGTAGGAGCACACGCTGAATATCCTGATAAGA